A genomic region of Nitrospirota bacterium contains the following coding sequences:
- a CDS encoding DsrE family protein, whose amino-acid sequence MKLGIHVISDRHLDDVVGIAKAAASKGHEVTVFTMADGVKLLENPAFTSLCKTPNVKMSFCDHNATGMGISKDGIPQDVICGSQYNNAIMVNISDRVIVL is encoded by the coding sequence ATGAAGCTTGGTATACATGTAATAAGCGACAGGCATCTTGATGATGTAGTCGGTATAGCGAAGGCTGCTGCATCGAAAGGACACGAGGTAACCGTATTCACAATGGCTGACGGTGTTAAACTCCTTGAGAATCCTGCGTTTACCAGCCTGTGCAAGACACCTAATGTCAAAATGAGCTTTTGCGACCATAACGCCACAGGGATGGGGATCTCAAAAGATGGGATCCCGCAAGATGTAATATGCGGCAGCCAGTATAATAATGCAATTATGGTGAACATCTCTGACAGAGTTATAGTGCTTTAA
- a CDS encoding sulfurtransferase: MMLRDGKVLKFIFLMVGVFLFFTAQTYAAQFKHPELLVTPADIEKHKDWIVLDCRDAKETEDKKTGEKLKGYADGHIPGAINLGGDCSKVLRTKEQSVVFKDAKENTDVAKYEKILGDAGISSDKTVVVYADAKRITHATVGFWILEYLGQKDVRFLNGGIEAWETAGKKLDTAEKKLPPAKYMAHLMKNRIATTDEVLKVAKGEIKNVQIVDSRTPGEYAGTDMRAKRGGHIPKTTMNVSHTETYDKKTGMIKSAEELEKLFGKLDKNKRTIPLCQTGTRSTLTYLEFKMMGFKNLANYDDSWIIWGNREDTPIEK; the protein is encoded by the coding sequence ATGATGCTTAGAGATGGTAAAGTGTTGAAGTTCATTTTTTTAATGGTCGGTGTTTTTCTATTTTTCACTGCACAGACTTACGCTGCTCAATTTAAACACCCGGAGTTATTAGTAACCCCGGCAGACATCGAGAAACACAAGGATTGGATTGTACTCGACTGCCGTGATGCAAAAGAGACAGAAGATAAAAAAACTGGCGAAAAGTTAAAGGGTTATGCTGATGGACATATCCCTGGCGCAATAAACCTCGGCGGCGATTGTTCAAAGGTCTTGAGGACAAAGGAACAATCGGTTGTTTTTAAGGATGCGAAGGAGAATACTGATGTGGCAAAATATGAGAAAATCCTCGGTGATGCCGGGATAAGCAGCGACAAGACTGTAGTGGTTTATGCTGATGCAAAAAGAATTACCCATGCTACTGTCGGTTTCTGGATACTTGAATACTTAGGGCAGAAGGATGTCCGTTTCCTTAACGGCGGCATTGAGGCTTGGGAAACTGCTGGAAAGAAGCTGGATACAGCAGAGAAAAAACTTCCACCTGCTAAATATATGGCACATCTTATGAAAAACAGAATAGCTACTACAGATGAAGTTTTGAAGGTTGCCAAAGGCGAGATTAAAAACGTTCAGATTGTGGACTCAAGGACACCTGGAGAATATGCAGGAACAGATATGAGGGCAAAGAGGGGCGGACATATCCCCAAGACAACGATGAATGTCTCTCATACTGAGACCTATGATAAGAAGACAGGGATGATTAAGTCTGCTGAAGAACTTGAGAAGCTTTTCGGCAAACTGGACAAGAACAAGAGGACCATACCTCTCTGCCAGACAGGCACCCGTTCCACACTTACATATTTAGAGTTCAAAATGATGGGATTCAAGAATTTAGCCAATTATGATGATTCATGGATAATCTGGGGCAACAGAGAAGACACACCTATTGAAAAGTAA